The Acidobacteriota bacterium genome contains the following window.
ATGATGGAGGCCCTGTTTTTATATGACCCTTGTAAATCATCTTAGAGATCTCGAGGCTCAAAACCTGTTTCATGCGGTAGCTTACGGAAAGCACCTCGTGACGGGAAACCTCGCGAAATCTATAGTCACCGGATCTGACCCAACACACCAGATCACGCTGCAGCAGATGCTCGGCCGCGGTCCGTGGGATGCGTGCGAGGGCCTTTGGTGGAGCGGCGTTCAGATCCCGACAACCGATTACAAATTCTTTCCCGGCACCCAATCGACCGGCATGGGCGATAGTACCCAAGGCCAGGACACGGTCTTCGACACGGACACACCGCACTCGGGAGTTGCGTGGATCCGGGCTGCCCTTCAAACGGGCATGGGTGATTTCGACACGAAGAACAACCCGCCGTATGGCCTGAAAGGGATCTTTCGCACGATGAAGATCGAGGACTATAACTCGAGCGGAACGGCTCTCGGTTCGTCTTATTCAGCAAACCCTGCCCGCGAGGTCGCGGACCTTATATTAAGGATAGGCGGACGCCCCAGCTCCCGCATCGATTGGGGAGCCTGGGTTGATTGGCGGGACTTTTGTCTGGCAAATATCTCGTTCGATTACACCGCTATAACAGGGTTGCCGGGCTTTGGGCTGACAGCACAATACTACAACGGCACTGCGTTCGACACTCTGATAATTGAACGGATCGATCCGGTTGTGGAGTTCGTGAGCTCTGCCGGAAGTCCTGGGATCGGCGTCGATGTTGATAACTTCTCAGCACGGTGGGAAGGCAAATTCAAGCCGCTTTACTCAGAGAACTATACCTTCACGATCACGCATACGCACGGCGTAAAGCTCTGGGTCAACGGCTCGGTCGTGATCGATCAGTGGTCTGCTAGTGGAACTCATTCGAGCAGTGGAATTACTCTGTCGAACGGCAGCTTTTACGATATTAAGGTCGAGTGGAAACACACCACCGGCAACGCCGATATCGCTCTAAAATGGCAGAGCTCAACGCAGGAGCTGGAAGTGATGCCGCACCGTGTTCTCTACCCCAAGACGGCGAGCCGGCCGCGTTACGAGACCCACCCTTTCTGGTCGGGCCCGACACGTCTCGACGATGCAGTGCGAACCATCCTAAATCTGTGCAATTCGACGGTTCAGGAGGTCAATGGCAAACTGCGTTTCTTATGCCTCGAGCAGCTGACCACGCACTCATACCATTTTACCGACGATCACATTGTGGAAAACAGCGTGAAGCTCATTCCACGAGATCCTTTGACGATCAGAAACTCGTGGCAGGCACGGTTCCGCGATGTTGACAGCCAGTATCTCGAGTATCCAATCGACCCGATCCTGATCGAACGCCCGGACCTGATCACCCTCGCCGGCCGCCAGATTGATGGCGAGTCGATCGAGATGTTCAACTGCACGATGCACCAGGGCTATCGCATGCTCGATAATTGGGTCAAGCGGAACGTCGATAGTAAATATACGATCGAGCTCACGGGCATGCCCGAGAGCTACCAGGTGCTCGCCGGCGACAGAGTGAAGGTGGACGTTGAGTTTCTGGACTGGACCGACAAACCAATGCTTGTGATGACGTCAAATGATTCCTCGAGCGAAGAGACCGCCGAAGAGCGGCCCATCGTGATGCAGGAGTGGACCTTATAAATAAGATATGCCTACAGTATTTCCATATCAGCCAGACTGGGTGCGGCCCGCAGTCGCGACGAAGAGGATCTTTAGCTCCACTTCGGTCAGTGGTGCAACCAAAGCACGCACTAAAACCGAGACCAAGCGATCATTCGAATTGAAGTTCTCAGCAAGAGATAAGACTGAATTCGACGCAGCCCTCGCCTTCCACGCCGCTCGATATCCATCGCCAACTTTCATCTACCGAGACGAAACAGTCTCACCCTCAGTGGACATAGAATGCCGCTTCACGTCAGACTTCAGCTATGTCGCGAATATGTACAACGATTACGACTACAGCTTTACCTGCATCGAGATCTAAAAGTGTAGAATTTGGATTGTGAGCGATAAAAAGACGCGGAAAAGTTTTGATAGAATCAAAATGAAATTCTGGAGTTTATCGTGTTAGAGCTAGCGCAAATATCGTGTTTGCTCGCACTTGAGTCGAGTTTTCCCCTGGTCAGGAACAACGGCGTTCCCTTCCAATTCGAAACATTGTTCAGCGGTGAAAGCTCATCAAGCTTTTTCATCAGGATTTCGTCTTTTGGATCGCCATATTCATTCTTTGCAAATTCATCGATCCAACTTTGCTGCAAATAATTCCTGATCGACACGAGCGGATATTCGGCGATGACGGCGCGGATTCGGGAAGATTCCTTTAGCCCTGTCGCTAGAGCCACGAAGCCCCCGTAACTTTCGCCACGAATGATCACGTTATCCGCGTCGAGGTCCGGCTGCTTTTCGATCCAATCAAGAAGCGAGCTTATATCTCGAACGGCGTCCTCTCTTTTGGCGCCGTTATCAGCATCCATGAATTCATTTCCGAATCCTCTAGACCCTCGGATATTAGTATGGATAATGGACAACCCTAGGTATGTCACAAACCGGACGTCGAGAGAACTAAAAGTGGGGCGATCAAGAACCTGAGGCCCACCGTGGATAAACACAAGCACGGGACTCTTCTTTGCAACTTTCGTGGGTTTGACGATGTACCCAGAAATTTCTTTACTATCAAAAGACCTCCAACGTATTGTTTCGGGAGGTTTCACGGTGCCCGTCAAAACCTCAGGCAAATGGGAGTTCGTCCAAGTGGTTGTCTTCTTCGATCTGAGATCGAACGACTGTATCAATGCAGGTTGACTGATATTTTCGATCGTGAATACGACCTCGGTTTCGGAAAGCCAGCGGGTATTCCAAACGACATAGGAGCCGGTCAGAAAGTTAGCAGCGGTCGGAATAACTTTTCGGTCTTTGATCTTTCCTATCCAAAGACTGTCAATTCCGTCTAAAGCTTCTTGCACCAATACTAATTTTCCATCCGGCGAAGGCTTTATGTCACCCAAGTGTCCACGGACATTCTGAAGACCGATGATTTCCTTCTTGCTGTTGCGTGGATCAATTGAAATCAAGCATCGATCACCCCCGCACTCCGGTGAATCTTCAGCTAAAAGGAGTGCCTTTCCGGCCACGAAAAAAGCCTTTGTCGCATTTCCTGATTCAGATAGTGGTGTGAGTTTGCCGCTGCTGATCGAATAATGAAAAATGTGTTGATTGCTGGATGATTTCCAGTACTTAAGCAAGATGTTGCCTCGGTCGACGTCGATCACATTCCAAAGGCCTTTCAGGTCCAAAGAGAAGCACTTGCTCGCACTCAAATCGGTATGACAGAGTTTCGTTAACTTGGTCTCGTAATCGTTGAGGGTGTAATAGATGCTTTTTCCATCTCGTTCCCAGATAAACGAATCAACTGAATCGTCTTTTCCACTAAAGCTCGATAACTTTCGAGCCTCAGATTTCCCGTCCCACAGAAAAAGAGCGTAATTATCCTGGTCCTCCTTGTCGTTGTTAAAAGCAACGACTGAAGAAATCGGACTCACTCGGAGCGTACTTGGCACCCGACCGTCAAGCACCAAGGTTGGCTTGCCCAATGGCGACTCTAAGGAATAGATGGCATTCTTTTCATCGGTGACAAACAGTTTTCGCGCCGTTCGATCCACGTCCCATATCAAATTATTTTTTATTGCAGATGGTTCGAAGAATAGATGCTTAACATCGTCATTCTTAATGCGCGGCACGCCGTCCAGCTTAAAGCTAGTTGGCACCGGTAGATCTTCAGATTGTTGAGCCCGCACCGTTACAACCAAACAAAAAAGGATGACCGCAAAAGTCTGAAACCTTAATAAATTGTTGTATATTCCTTTCATTTTGTTGAAACGCATCGCAATTCAAAAGACCCTCGTTTTCTTTCAATCTCTCCAGACTTTAATGAGCCGTCCGAGTTTTTGCCTAAACTGAGAACTTGGGGTGGACCAACGATCTTCTTACCGTTCTTCATCATGATGATTAGTTTCCAGCGATAGGATTTAGACGGCTCGAACCTCAGGTTTGAGCGGTAATTGGTTTGAGACTTCGATTCGAATTGGTCGATTAGATTCTCATCGAGGTCCGAGATGTAAATGGCATACGACTGCGCTCCTTTCACAGCGTTCCATTTGAGAAAGACCTCTTTTCCGTCGGAGTTCGATTCAAGGTTGATCGTGGCCCCGCCCGAGCATGGATTCTCGTTACCCCGAGTTTCCGCATTCTGGACTCTTAACTCTCGTGCATCTACACTACTGCCGTTCCATCGATCATTCTTTTTGGAAGACCGCTTGTAAACCGAATTATTATCGGGCTGAATCCCACTCTTTGTCGGTAATTGTTCTTTCTCTATGAGAGGTGTCGGAGCCGTAGCCGTTGTTTCGACGACTGGATTCAGTTCACCCCCGGCTGCATAGTCTTCGTTTTTCGCAACTGTAGTATCGAGCGTGCTGAACCTGTGAACACCAACGAAATAAATTCCCGCTACGAGTAGAACTGCGAATCCCACATATACGGCGGCTCTTGTAAAGGACAAGATCGGAAAGTCGAAAAATCGACGTTTAGGCTCAGATCCATAAGGCTGGACGGCATCGGCATCGAGAAAGCAGTTTCGAAACTCTTGCGGCGTTACTGATGGTAATTTTGCTCGACATTCTTTGCAGACGAGAAGATGTCGGCCGATCTCAAGCGATCGTGATGAAAAACTGTCTTCACGAAAGACCGCGACTTCAGCAGCTGATAAGTGATCTTGATTCATTTACTTCATCAACTCCTTTAGTCTCTTGCGGGCATCGCATCTCGCCTTCTTGATTGCACCCGCGGTAGTTTCTCTTTGTCTCTTACTGGGGTCTAGGTTTACTATCTCAGCAATTTCAGGGTCTGTGAGAGGCATTCTTGCTGAAATAGATTCCCAAGATTCCCTCGTCAACCCGAGTGTTCCTAACAATTCATCCTCCTCGATTCCAAACTGGAAAAGATGAAGTACAAGATCTATTGAACTGAAAAGAAGTGCCTGCCTTTGATGCAGACTTAGCTTGCAAATACCTTGCCACGCAATTTCGACAAGCTGAAAGGTTTCTGCTGAGGATGAGGTTTGCGAGCCTTCATTCACCTCGACGTCATCAATTGAAACTTCGACGTGTCTTCCGCGATTTGATAGATTTCGATTTACTTCGTTATGGGTAGTACGCGCAGTGAAGGACAACCAATCGTCCTCAGCCATTCGAGCACTCTTATCCGCGAACTTAGTGCGCCACTTCCAGAGCCTCAATACAATTTCTTGCGAAATATCGGGTACGTCATCAATAGGCACGGATCTACGCCCAGCGATCACTTTTCGAATTAATTTTAATGATTCGGCGACGAAGCCCTCTCGATCGTGTGCATCGCCAGGTCCGCCCGTGGGTGGGGATCCTGGTGATGTCTGCAACTTGGAAACGATCGAGTTAGCCAAAATTGTTTTCTAATCGCCCAGGTTCGTTACAAAAAATCACAATGGCATGTAACCAATGACCATTTTTACGGTTTGTAGTAGTACGACCTTTTTATAGGAGAGACGGCTTTTCAAAGATTCGAAAAGATTATCCTCTTTCCAATCAGGCAATTAGCTCCTGTTTTTCTTTAATGATAAATGTTATACACCCTGCAAAGTGGGAATGTAAACAAAAATTTATCTGGCAAAGCCTGATATCTCATCTGTGCTTGCTAGGTAGAGTTGAATAGGCAAGATGCGTACCGTAACAGAAGCCGTTAGGAAAGTCCGCAAAAAATGAACGGATCGCGAGGGTAAACTCGTGTCGGAGTTACCCGTTTTGATTGTGAGAGAATATTCGATCTTTCGACCTATTACGGCTTTGGCTGGTCAAGAATGGTAGAAAATTAACCCGCTGCTCGGGCTTATCGGAGTGAAAATGTTCCAAACTGGATTGTTTTTGCACCAGTGGATTAAATTTGCGAGGCAGTTAAATGATTGGAGAAGAGCGGGACATTTTTTTGAGACAGTTTACGGGATTTCCCGATGTAGCTCACACGCGGACAAGCTGAGCACTTTCCGAGTCGTATCGAAAATTTCCAATACTACCTTCTGTGATTTTCTCGATCGCTTCCTCAATGATTGAGAGCGGAAGCAGGTACCACTCTCTCGATTCTACCTCCACGCCAAAACGATCCTTCAATTTCAGGTCTAAACGTGCACCAGAAAAGAACTTGTGAATCAGAGCTTCGAGGCGCTTCGCATTTATGTTTGCGAGTTTAAAAGTTGCTACCACTTCAACATCGGCCAGAAGATACGTCGAGTCGTTCTTTGCGTTCGCGATACGACTTTTCACGTCTCCTCCGGTCACACCGATCTTGTGCACGACGGAACGATGTACCACGATAAAGGGATGGTCCGACTGACTTCTGAGTACGTAAATAAAACCTGTTGCAAAATCTCCAACTTCTTCGATTCCCGCGAATAGAGGTCCGAGGCTGGGTTCAATGATGCGACGGCTTGCTTTGTCTCGATTTAGGGCTCGCATCAGCGAACGTCCGAGGAGGTCGCTCTCGGTGCCGTTGGCGTAAATCACCCTTAATCTCCTATCCTCGCGGTCGAAGTTACTAATAAAAGTTTCGCCCGCCTCGGCAACCAAGGCCGTCTGGCCGTCCACTATGAACAGGTCACCTTTCCGGATCTCCGCATCGTCTTTGTATTTCAAAGTCTGTCGGATACCCATATCAAGGTCCACCTGAACCTGCTTGAAGATGGGGGCAAATTCGGCAAAATCTTCGCAGCGGTTCCGTCGTGCGATTTCTTCCGCCGCTTTGATTTCTTCGCGTGACCGAACATGAACTAATCGCGTTAGTTCGTCCTGCTCTTCCGCATTACTACCTAAAGCGGAAAGCAGTTCGTCGTCCGTAGGTTCCTGGCGGAAACCGGTATCGGCTTCGTCTCCAAGCAATCCTCGCGAGTCAAGACCTTTCAGGATCTCGCGACAATCTGGCGATTGGCGGATTCGATCAAGCCTTACAGCATAGAGACGCTCGAAGATGTCTCTGTCATCGCCGTGCTCGGGCAGCCGTCCATGTTCATCCACAAAGCGTTCGATTTCCTCGAAACCCGCGATCACGCGCTGCTCCGCCGCGGAATGCCCGACAGTTTTCGCCGGTTTTGCAAACTCGTCTAGCTCGGACCTTAGCTCATCGAGATCGATCTCACTCATAACGGCCCTCATCCTTGAACACAACGAATGCAGCTGCCCCTTCCGCCATACGTCTTTCCCATGCGTCTTGAGCAGTGGATGACGGGAGGCGTCCGCGCTCGTTCTTGAACTTTACCGCCCGCACTGCGAGTTCGCGAGCTTCTTCCGGCGTCAGTTTTGTCTGCTTTCTCATGATAACGTCAGACACCTGTTTCAGACGCTCTTCGGTCATCGATTTGGAAAGAATCGCGTAAGCCTCGCCAAATGGATTGATGCTGTCGATCAGATCAATATCCAGCTCCGTTACCGACATGGCATACCGTCGTACGCCGTCAATCAACGAAGTGTTCTGCGAGTCCGCTCCACCTCCGCCGACTAGAGTTTCCTTTGCTTTCTGTACGATATTTAGCGCGGCGATGGCATGTTGGCGGACTGCCTCCCAATATTCCTCGTCCAGATTGGGAAATTTCTCCTTTACGATTTTCCCCATGCGAACTTGCGTCAATTCCTGGGGAACGAGTTCGCCATCGAACAGTCCGCTCTCTATCGTTCGTTTGTCCTGAACGAAAGCGGTGATCAACTCGTTCAAGTCCTGTGTGCATATCCGCTCGGCCTCCGGACTTTTTGGTTCTGCCAGCCCTTTGATCTCCAGTTGGATTAGCCCTCTTTCAGCATCGACTCCAACGTTGCACTTATTTGGATCATACCCGTCCGAACCGTAATCAAGGCCTGGCGTAGGTTGACTGTTTGGATACTTTGGCTTGAACTCGAAACGTGGGCTTAGCACTTGCTCCATCAACAAACTTGCAGCGATGGCCTTTAGCGTGTCGTTAACCGCCTCTGTAACCGCAAGCTCGGTGGCATCCGGTTCCGCAATTAGGTTCGTAAAGCGGGTGCGAGTCTTTCCGGGAGCATCTCGTGTGGCTCGACCGATAATTTGAACGATTTCTGTAAGACTAGAGCGATAACCGACGGTCAGAGCGTGTTCGCACCAGATCCAGTCGAAGCCCTCCTTGGCCATCCCGAACGCGATGATGACGTCTACGTGGTCGCGGTTGTTCTTTTCCGCAGGATCTTTAAGTGCCCCGATAACCTTATCTCGCTTGGCCGGATCGTCATCTACCAGGTCAGCGATCTTGAGGATAGTTCCATCGGCGCTCTTAACTAGTTGAAAGCCGGTTTTTGGATCGGTGCCCTGCCACTCGCCGAGTTCTTCTATGATGTGCTCTACCTCGCGAATCTTGTCCTTTGTGCTTTCCTTGGAATTGACGTTGGGGATGTGCAGAATCGTCTTCTCGTTGGGATTCAGCACATTCGGGATTTCGTCAGTATAAGGGCCGGTGTAAAAGAAGTAGCCGAGGTCAAGCTGCTTCAGATATTGATAACCGTTGAGCTGCTCGTAGTAGGTATAGGTTACCGTGTCGAACCGCGACTCGTCGTCCGGGTGCAACACAGCCTCTGCATCGCCGCGAAAATAGGAGCCGGTCATAGCTACGATATGAGTTTTGTCGCGGGACATCAGCTCTCGAACGTGTTCACCAAGCTTGTTGCCGGGGTTAGCCGAAATATGGTGAAACTCATCCACGGCGATAAGGC
Protein-coding sequences here:
- a CDS encoding S9 family peptidase, translating into MRFNKMKGIYNNLLRFQTFAVILFCLVVTVRAQQSEDLPVPTSFKLDGVPRIKNDDVKHLFFEPSAIKNNLIWDVDRTARKLFVTDEKNAIYSLESPLGKPTLVLDGRVPSTLRVSPISSVVAFNNDKEDQDNYALFLWDGKSEARKLSSFSGKDDSVDSFIWERDGKSIYYTLNDYETKLTKLCHTDLSASKCFSLDLKGLWNVIDVDRGNILLKYWKSSSNQHIFHYSISSGKLTPLSESGNATKAFFVAGKALLLAEDSPECGGDRCLISIDPRNSKKEIIGLQNVRGHLGDIKPSPDGKLVLVQEALDGIDSLWIGKIKDRKVIPTAANFLTGSYVVWNTRWLSETEVVFTIENISQPALIQSFDLRSKKTTTWTNSHLPEVLTGTVKPPETIRWRSFDSKEISGYIVKPTKVAKKSPVLVFIHGGPQVLDRPTFSSLDVRFVTYLGLSIIHTNIRGSRGFGNEFMDADNGAKREDAVRDISSLLDWIEKQPDLDADNVIIRGESYGGFVALATGLKESSRIRAVIAEYPLVSIRNYLQQSWIDEFAKNEYGDPKDEILMKKLDELSPLNNVSNWKGTPLFLTRGKLDSSASKHDICASSNTINSRISF
- a CDS encoding GIY-YIG nuclease family protein — encoded protein: MRAVMSEIDLDELRSELDEFAKPAKTVGHSAAEQRVIAGFEEIERFVDEHGRLPEHGDDRDIFERLYAVRLDRIRQSPDCREILKGLDSRGLLGDEADTGFRQEPTDDELLSALGSNAEEQDELTRLVHVRSREEIKAAEEIARRNRCEDFAEFAPIFKQVQVDLDMGIRQTLKYKDDAEIRKGDLFIVDGQTALVAEAGETFISNFDREDRRLRVIYANGTESDLLGRSLMRALNRDKASRRIIEPSLGPLFAGIEEVGDFATGFIYVLRSQSDHPFIVVHRSVVHKIGVTGGDVKSRIANAKNDSTYLLADVEVVATFKLANINAKRLEALIHKFFSGARLDLKLKDRFGVEVESREWYLLPLSIIEEAIEKITEGSIGNFRYDSESAQLVRV
- a CDS encoding DEAD/DEAH box helicase → MSKSVPIPSISVTYAQDGRSTSSNSLGMRPMQERAYQKRGEQYLLIKSPPASGKSRALMFIALDKLANQKLKQAIIVVPERSIGASFQNEPLTEFGFWADWKVEPRWNLCDAPGADTNGKVDAVKKFLESDDKTLVCTHATFRFAMDKFGAESFDDRLIAVDEFHHISANPGNKLGEHVRELMSRDKTHIVAMTGSYFRGDAEAVLHPDDESRFDTVTYTYYEQLNGYQYLKQLDLGYFFYTGPYTDEIPNVLNPNEKTILHIPNVNSKESTKDKIREVEHIIEELGEWQGTDPKTGFQLVKSADGTILKIADLVDDDPAKRDKVIGALKDPAEKNNRDHVDVIIAFGMAKEGFDWIWCEHALTVGYRSSLTEIVQIIGRATRDAPGKTRTRFTNLIAEPDATELAVTEAVNDTLKAIAASLLMEQVLSPRFEFKPKYPNSQPTPGLDYGSDGYDPNKCNVGVDAERGLIQLEIKGLAEPKSPEAERICTQDLNELITAFVQDKRTIESGLFDGELVPQELTQVRMGKIVKEKFPNLDEEYWEAVRQHAIAALNIVQKAKETLVGGGGADSQNTSLIDGVRRYAMSVTELDIDLIDSINPFGEAYAILSKSMTEERLKQVSDVIMRKQTKLTPEEARELAVRAVKFKNERGRLPSSTAQDAWERRMAEGAAAFVVFKDEGRYE